In Grus americana isolate bGruAme1 chromosome 4, bGruAme1.mat, whole genome shotgun sequence, one genomic interval encodes:
- the LRPAP1 gene encoding alpha-2-macroglobulin receptor-associated protein, which produces MAAARALAALGAALLLAIGAQASKYSREANEGLAAAGAKRREAGEFRVVRLNQVWEKAQRLHLSAVKLAELHSDLKIQEKDELSWKKLKAEGLDEDGEKEAKLRRNLNVIMTKYGMNGKKDSQLADTNYIKDGTESDTLDDPRLEKLWSKAKTSGKFSDEELDKLWREFKHHREKIHEYNILLETVSRTEDIHKNVINPSEESLVKEEILHNKHRELKDKLRSINQGFERLRKVSHQGYDTTSEFEEPRVIDLWDMAKSANFTEKELESFREELKHFEAKIEKHHHYQKQLEISHQKLKHIEGTGDKDHLNRNKEKYAMLEEKTKELGYKVKKHLQDLSSRISQGLQHNEL; this is translated from the exons atggcggcggcgcgggcgcTGGCGGCTCTCGGTGCCGCGCTGCTCCTTGCTATTGGCGCCCAGGCCAGCAAATACTCCCGGGAGGCCAACGAAGGGTTGGCGGCCGCCGGTGCCAAGCGGCGGGAGGCCGGGGAGTTCCGGGTGGTGAGGCTGAACCAGGTCTGGGAGAAGGCGCAGCGG CTTCATCTCTCTGCTGTGAAACTGGCAGAGTTGCACAGTGATCTAAAAATACAAGAGAAGGATGAGCTAAGCTGGAAAAAACTGAAGGCTGAAGGGCTAGATgaagatggagagaaagaagcCAAACTTAGACGCAACTTAAATG TCATTATGACTAAATATGGAATGAATGGAAAGAAGGACTCTCAACTAGCTGATACCAACTACATTAAAGATGGTACAGAAAGTGATACACTAGATGATCCAAGACTGGAAAAATTATGGAGCAAG GCCAAGACCTCTGGGAAGTTCTCTGATGAGGAGTTGGATAAGCTTTGGCGAGAATTTAAGCATCACAGAGAAAAGATTCATGAATACAATATTCTGCTGGAGACCGTGAGCAGAACAGAAG ATATCCACAAAAATGTTATCAACCCATCTGAAGAGAGCCTGGTAAAAGAGGAAATCTTGCACAACAAACACAGAGAACTCAAAGACAAGCTAAGAAGCATCAATCAGGGGTTTGAGCGTTTGCGTAAAGTCAGTCACCAGGGATATGACACAACCAGTG AATTTGAAGAACCAAGAGTGATTGATTTGTGGGACATGGCCAAATCAGCCAATTTCACTGAGAAAGAGCTTGAATCTTTTCGG GAGGAGCTGAAACACTTTGAAGCAAAAATTGAAAAACACCATCACTATCAGAAACAATTAGAGATTTCACACCAGAAACTGAAGCATATAGAGGGAACTGGAGATAAGGATCATCTgaacagaaacaaagagaaatatgccatgctggaagaaaagacaaaagaactAGGATATAAG GTAAAGAAGCACCTGCAAGACTTATCCAGCAGAATCTCTCAAGGTCTTCAACATAATGAATTATAA
- the LOC129206021 gene encoding C-C motif chemokine 3-like — protein sequence MKVPAATLATLLLMAICSPAEANLSDSSVAVSSQTPGTVSTICCFSYLSRPMPRRLIASTYRTSSKCSLPAVVLVTKKGTKLCADPQEPWVQKHLKHFQMLKY from the exons ATGAAGGTCCCTGCAGCCACCCTGGCCACTCTGCTTCTCATGGCCATCTGCTCCCCAGCTGAGGCCAATCTCAGTGACTCCAGTGTTGCTGTGTCCTCCCAGACGCCAG GCACTGTCTCCACCATCTGCTGCTTCAGCTACCTGAGCCGCCCCATGCCACGCAGACTCATCGCCTCCACCTACCGCACCAGCAGCAAGTGCTCCCTGCCGGCAGTGGT CCTGGTCACCAAGAAGGGGACAAAGCTGTGTGCGGACCCCCAGGAGCCCTGGGTGCAGAAGCATCTGAAGCACTTCCAGATGCTGAAGTACTGA